One Malaclemys terrapin pileata isolate rMalTer1 chromosome 9, rMalTer1.hap1, whole genome shotgun sequence DNA window includes the following coding sequences:
- the B3GNT5 gene encoding lactosylceramide 1,3-N-acetyl-beta-D-glucosaminyltransferase — MFISARKVRKCQFVQILATCFVLSLMIFWTPLDNHIVSHMKSYSYRYLINSYTFVNDSLSLSRENLDRVARYRYLINHKEKCQQQEVLLLLFVKTSPENRHRRDAIRQTWGNEKYVYSHLHANIKTVFALGRPTDHMQRAQMQRKLLMEDQKYNDLIQQDFLDTFHNLTLKLLLQFGWVNAYCPHAKFIMSADDDIFIHMPNLVAYLQSLVEIGAQDIWIGRVHRGAPPVRDKTSKYYVPYEMYQWPSYPDYTAGAAYVISSDVAAKVYEASQTLNTSLYIDDVFMGLCANKMGIVPQYHVFFSGEGKAPYHPCIYNKMITSHGHVEDLHHLWKQATDPKVKSFSSRFLGRLYCKIINIMLLCKLHYEDTYPCSAAFS, encoded by the coding sequence ATGTTTATTAGTGCCAGgaaagtcagaaaatgccaatttgtgcAGATACTTGCCACTTGCTTTGTACTGTCTCTCATGATTTTCTGGACACCACTTGATAATCATATTGTGAGCCATATGAAGTCCTATTCTTACAGATACCTCATAAATAGCTACACCTTTGTGAATGATAGCCTGTCCCTTAGCAGGGAAAACCTGGACAGGGTAGCAAGATACCGATATTTGATCAACCACAAGGAAAAATGTCAACAGCAAGAGGTCCTCCTTCTATTGTTTGTAAAGACTTCTCCAGAAAACCGGCATCGGCGAGATGCAATTCGACAAACCTGGGGTAATGAAAAATATGTATATTCTCATCTTCATGCCAACATTAAAACTGTTTTTGCTTTAGGACGACCAACAGATCATATGCAGAGAGCACAGATGCAAAGAAAACTTCTAATGGAAGACCAGAAATATAATGATTTGATCCAACAAGACTTCTTGGATACTTTTCACAATCTCACCCTTAAGTTACTTTTGCAGTTTGGATGGGTGAATGCATACTGCCCACATGCCAAGTTCATTATGTCCGCAGATGATGATATTTTTATTCACATGCCAAATCTTGTTGCATATCTCCAAAGTCTAGTGGAAATTGGCGCTCAAGATATCTGGATTGGGCGTGTCCATCGTGGAGCTCCTCCCGTGAGAGATAAGACTAGCAAATACTACGTTCCGTATGAAATGTACCAGTGGCCTTCTTATCCTGACTACACAGCTGGAGCCGCATATGTAATATCAAGTGATGTAGCAGCTAAAGTATATGAGGCATCACAGACCCTTAATACAAGTCTTTATATAGATGATGTTTTCATGGGTCTCTGTGCCAATAAAATGGGAATTGTACCACAATATCATGTATTCTTTTCTGGGGAAGGAAAGGCTCCATATCATCCCTGCATCTATAACAAAATGATAACCTCTCATGGACATGTAGAAGACCTTCATCACCTTTGGAAGCAGGCAACAGATCCAAAAGTCAAAAGCTTTTCCTCTAGATTTTTGGGTAGACTATATTGCAAAATAATTAACATTATGCTTCTTTGCAAACTACACTATGAGGACACATATCCCTGTTCAGCTGCATTTTCCTAA